A region of Pyxidicoccus parkwaysis DNA encodes the following proteins:
- a CDS encoding DUF2000 domain-containing protein, with translation MQFDTKIAVLLRDDLLAWQRLNVTAFTVSGIATLPDVVGEAYEDASGRRYRPMLKQPVLVFQATREQLREAYAKAVGSDETQLSIYTEDLFSTPHDEANRAAVRGVRSEDLNLVGLAVRGRKKAMDKLTKGLVLHP, from the coding sequence ATGCAATTCGATACGAAGATTGCCGTGCTGCTCCGCGACGACCTGCTCGCCTGGCAGCGCCTGAATGTCACGGCCTTCACGGTGAGCGGCATCGCCACGCTGCCGGATGTCGTCGGCGAGGCGTACGAGGACGCGTCCGGCCGGCGCTACCGGCCGATGCTCAAGCAGCCCGTCCTCGTCTTCCAGGCCACCCGCGAGCAGCTCCGGGAGGCGTACGCGAAGGCGGTGGGCTCGGACGAGACGCAGCTGAGCATCTACACCGAGGACCTCTTCTCCACCCCGCATGACGAGGCCAACCGGGCCGCCGTGCGGGGCGTGCGCAGCGAGGACCTGAACCTGGTCGGCCTCGCCGTGCGGGGACGCAAGAAGGCGATGGACAAGCTCACCAAGGGGCTCGTCCTCCACCCCTGA
- a CDS encoding DUF2079 domain-containing protein — protein sequence MTPNVVEPGAGRARRVAGVLGLALPFLLWAGLVVVPVWLQASHVCFSHYDLGIYVQGLARLSLDDVNPWLSARQIRIFNDHFDPVLWVARPLVGVLSPMWAALVAEVLFVLLATAPLLWLHVRGQLDGVSTALLCALLLLSPSTLDAVMYPVHPTTWSMLPLVVLGLAFHFRKHALLVASLVLLFACKEEFPYVGIMLAVALWLRGDRRLAVGVALLSVAWLGFVIGVRPRFGPVVDYTERLKSGMQAGLGPFLAERLASRNLSRLGTLLLLFLPVGIWAWRERLRPDWKWLLVLLPMLGIRFLGMAWRHQYGAPLFAAMVVALVPLLLARRPPAWVLVLTGVLLITSNQSNLRPLVRTLASPSTFPAECPGDAQRLASVWRGVEYLSTHREGKALLGGQLVTPLASRDEVYAVGGPQGAGTLVYDWVLVETPGRGDVWPVKPERIAALLARWRATEGAEILIDDGHVFLARGRFSDMP from the coding sequence ATGACCCCCAACGTCGTTGAACCCGGAGCCGGACGCGCGCGGCGCGTGGCCGGTGTGCTCGGGCTGGCGCTTCCCTTCCTCCTCTGGGCCGGCCTCGTGGTGGTGCCCGTCTGGCTCCAGGCCTCGCACGTCTGCTTCTCGCACTACGATTTGGGCATCTACGTCCAGGGGCTGGCGCGGCTGTCGCTGGACGACGTGAACCCGTGGCTCAGCGCGCGGCAGATTCGCATCTTCAACGACCACTTCGACCCGGTGCTGTGGGTGGCCCGGCCGCTCGTCGGGGTGCTGTCGCCCATGTGGGCCGCCCTCGTGGCGGAGGTGCTCTTCGTGCTGCTCGCCACGGCGCCGCTGCTGTGGCTCCACGTGCGCGGCCAGTTGGACGGCGTGTCCACGGCACTGCTGTGCGCGCTGCTGCTGCTGAGCCCCAGCACCCTGGACGCGGTGATGTACCCGGTCCACCCCACCACGTGGTCCATGCTGCCGCTCGTCGTGCTGGGGCTCGCCTTCCACTTCCGGAAGCATGCGCTGCTGGTGGCGTCGCTGGTGCTGCTGTTCGCCTGCAAGGAGGAGTTCCCCTACGTGGGCATCATGCTCGCGGTGGCGCTGTGGCTGCGCGGGGACCGGCGGCTGGCGGTGGGCGTGGCGCTGCTGTCGGTGGCGTGGCTCGGCTTCGTCATCGGCGTGCGGCCGCGCTTCGGGCCGGTGGTGGACTACACCGAGCGGCTCAAGAGCGGCATGCAGGCGGGGCTCGGTCCGTTCCTGGCCGAGCGCCTGGCCTCGCGCAACCTGTCGCGCCTGGGCACGCTGCTGCTGCTCTTCCTCCCCGTGGGCATCTGGGCCTGGCGCGAGCGGCTGAGGCCCGACTGGAAGTGGCTGCTGGTGCTGCTGCCCATGCTGGGCATCCGCTTCCTGGGCATGGCGTGGCGCCACCAGTACGGCGCGCCTCTCTTCGCCGCGATGGTGGTGGCGCTGGTGCCGCTGTTGCTCGCGCGCCGTCCGCCCGCGTGGGTGCTGGTGCTGACCGGCGTGCTGCTCATCACCTCGAACCAGTCCAACCTCCGGCCCCTGGTGCGCACGCTGGCGTCGCCGTCCACCTTCCCGGCCGAATGTCCGGGAGACGCACAGCGGCTGGCCAGCGTGTGGCGCGGAGTGGAGTACCTGTCCACGCACCGTGAGGGGAAGGCGCTCCTGGGTGGCCAGCTCGTCACGCCGCTGGCCTCTCGCGACGAGGTCTACGCCGTGGGCGGACCCCAGGGCGCCGGGACACTCGTGTACGACTGGGTGTTGGTGGAGACACCGGGGCGGGGCGACGTCTGGCCCGTAAAGCCCGAGCGCATCGCCGCGCTCCTCGCCCGGTGGCGCGCCACGGAGGGGGCCGAAATCCTCATCGACGACGGCCACGTCTTCCTCGCGCGAGGCCGGTTCTCCGACATGCCCTGA
- a CDS encoding CBS domain-containing protein: MRIGDLMTKNLETIEAGEPVRSAALRMRTCNIGSLPVVENGQLVGMLTDRDITVRCTALGQDPNTTPVREIMTTAIITCDVNAPLEEAEKLMEERMVRRLIVIDERRQPVGLLSLDDLASEPEELQYATSVWEHLHH, from the coding sequence ATGCGGATTGGCGACTTGATGACCAAGAACCTGGAGACCATCGAGGCGGGCGAGCCCGTGCGCTCCGCGGCCCTGCGGATGCGCACCTGCAACATCGGCTCGCTGCCCGTCGTCGAGAATGGACAGCTCGTGGGCATGCTCACGGACCGGGACATCACCGTGCGCTGCACCGCGCTGGGGCAGGACCCGAACACCACCCCCGTGCGCGAAATCATGACGACGGCCATCATCACCTGCGACGTGAATGCGCCGCTCGAGGAGGCCGAGAAGCTGATGGAGGAGCGGATGGTGCGGCGCCTCATCGTCATCGACGAGCGGCGCCAGCCGGTGGGGCTCCTCAGCCTGGATGACCTGGCCTCCGAGCCCGAGGAGCTGCAGTACGCCACCTCGGTGTGGGAGCACCTGCACCATTGA
- a CDS encoding DUF2378 family protein, protein MSNERVIFGNTVDSLYRKTLDADIPPELRARLKELGMDLDAPLLAAYPHAVWVRCLDEVGRSLHPSVPLDEARRRLARRMIEGYAQTLMGAAVLAMARVLGPMRSLGRMTHNFRSGNNFTETRLTVVGPSAADLWFNEPEVTEGFVEGVLEEGLQRIGVQGLSIQRERHGPESCTYRVQWDDASAR, encoded by the coding sequence ATGAGCAATGAGCGCGTCATCTTCGGCAACACGGTGGACAGCCTCTACCGCAAGACGCTCGACGCGGACATTCCCCCCGAGCTGCGGGCGCGGCTGAAGGAGCTGGGCATGGACCTGGACGCGCCGCTGCTCGCGGCCTACCCCCATGCCGTCTGGGTGCGCTGCCTGGACGAGGTGGGCCGCTCGCTCCACCCGAGCGTGCCGCTGGACGAGGCCCGCCGCCGGCTCGCCCGCCGCATGATTGAGGGCTATGCCCAGACGCTCATGGGCGCCGCCGTGCTGGCCATGGCGCGCGTGCTCGGGCCCATGCGCTCGCTGGGGCGGATGACGCACAACTTCCGCAGCGGCAACAACTTCACCGAGACGCGCCTCACCGTGGTGGGCCCCTCCGCCGCCGACCTCTGGTTCAACGAGCCCGAAGTCACCGAGGGCTTCGTCGAGGGCGTCCTCGAGGAGGGCCTCCAGCGCATCGGCGTGCAGGGCCTCTCCATCCAGCGGGAGCGCCACGGCCCCGAGTCCTGTACCTACCGCGTCCAGTGGGACGACGCCTCCGCCCGCTGA
- a CDS encoding DUF763 domain-containing protein, whose translation MDRTGSALLPLHSGRVPEWLHTRRAQLGRVVVEAIVLHYGRDEVLRRLSHPFWFQAFGAVMGMDWHSSGITTSVLGALKKGLAPVEDELGLYVCGGKGAQSRRTPAELEALGLRWWTRCARSRFPTWGCPWATRCAPATCCCAASTARWPPRPSRGRRTSPELLLTPGVGARTVAALAHVAEVVHGAPYRFSDPARFSFAQGGKDRHPYPVKLKVYDDTLRVLRRAVDAAKLGNAEKLSSLRELDRQARRLEATATGPSFDELVQEGWAAVDGEPLLPTCAPPRTAGKRPAAVQQELPGLERAPHRPPARKAGGQQ comes from the coding sequence ATGGACCGCACCGGAAGCGCACTGCTGCCCCTGCACTCCGGCAGGGTGCCGGAATGGCTCCACACGCGCAGGGCCCAGCTGGGACGCGTGGTCGTGGAGGCCATCGTCCTGCACTACGGCCGGGACGAGGTGCTGCGCCGGCTCTCCCACCCCTTCTGGTTCCAGGCCTTCGGCGCGGTGATGGGCATGGACTGGCACTCGTCGGGCATCACCACCTCGGTGCTCGGCGCGCTGAAGAAGGGCCTGGCCCCGGTGGAGGACGAGCTGGGCCTATACGTGTGCGGGGGCAAGGGTGCGCAGTCGCGGCGCACGCCCGCGGAGCTGGAGGCGCTGGGCCTGCGGTGGTGGACACGCTGCGCGCGCAGCCGCTTCCCCACCTGGGGATGCCCATGGGCCACGCGGTGCGCCCCGGCGACGTGCTGCTGCGCCGCCTCCACGGCACGCTGGCCGCCGCGGCCGAGCAGGGGCCGAAGGACTTCCCCGGAGCTGCTGCTCACCCCGGGCGTGGGCGCGCGCACGGTGGCCGCGCTGGCGCACGTGGCGGAGGTGGTGCACGGCGCGCCCTACCGCTTCAGCGACCCGGCGCGCTTCTCCTTCGCGCAGGGCGGCAAGGACCGGCACCCCTACCCCGTGAAGCTGAAGGTGTACGACGACACGCTGCGCGTGCTGCGCCGAGCGGTGGACGCGGCGAAGCTGGGCAACGCGGAGAAGCTCTCCTCCCTCCGGGAGCTGGACCGGCAGGCCCGCCGGCTGGAGGCCACCGCCACCGGCCCCAGCTTCGACGAGCTCGTCCAGGAGGGCTGGGCCGCGGTGGACGGAGAGCCGCTGCTGCCCACGTGCGCGCCCCCGAGGACGGCGGGGAAGCGTCCGGCGGCCGTGCAGCAGGAGCTTCCCGGGCTGGAGCGCGCGCCCCATCGCCCGCCCGCGCGCAAGGCGGGCGGGCAGCAGTGA
- a CDS encoding MarR family winged helix-turn-helix transcriptional regulator has translation MERIEDCINFLAGKAYQQLNQEAKRRLAEFGVTPPQYAVLKVLWQQDGQSGAAIGERLVLDSATVTGLIDRLSGAGLIERRADPEDRRVNRLYLTRSGRALQAPLDREMDEMNEKVFARLGLRDAQKLRELLAKLGQER, from the coding sequence ATGGAGCGAATCGAGGACTGCATCAACTTCCTCGCGGGGAAGGCGTACCAGCAGCTCAACCAGGAGGCGAAGCGCCGGCTGGCGGAGTTCGGGGTGACGCCGCCGCAGTACGCGGTGCTGAAGGTGCTCTGGCAACAGGACGGCCAGAGCGGGGCCGCCATCGGCGAGCGCCTGGTGCTGGACAGCGCCACGGTGACGGGGCTCATCGACCGGCTGAGCGGCGCGGGGCTCATCGAGCGGCGGGCCGACCCGGAGGACCGCCGGGTCAACCGGCTCTACCTGACGCGCTCCGGCCGCGCGCTCCAGGCGCCCCTGGACCGGGAGATGGACGAGATGAACGAGAAGGTCTTCGCCCGCCTGGGGCTCCGGGACGCGCAGAAGCTCCGGGAGCTCCTGGCGAAGCTGGGCCAGGAGAGGTGA
- the msrB gene encoding peptide-methionine (R)-S-oxide reductase MsrB, translating to MADKLTLSDEEWRKRLTPEEYDVLRRHGTERPGSGCFLGTKTPGTYVCAGCGNPLFKAGTKFESGTGWPSFTQPVGADSVAEVKDVSYGMVRTEVRCARCDGHLGHVFPDGPPPTGLRYCMNSVAMKHVPEGQPLQLMQA from the coding sequence ATGGCGGACAAGCTGACCCTCAGCGACGAAGAGTGGCGCAAGCGCCTCACTCCCGAGGAGTACGACGTCCTCCGGAGGCACGGCACCGAGCGCCCCGGCTCGGGCTGCTTCCTGGGAACCAAGACGCCGGGCACCTATGTGTGCGCCGGCTGCGGCAACCCGCTCTTCAAGGCCGGGACGAAGTTCGAGTCCGGCACGGGCTGGCCCTCCTTCACCCAGCCGGTGGGCGCGGACTCGGTGGCGGAGGTGAAGGACGTCTCGTACGGCATGGTCCGCACCGAGGTGCGGTGCGCGCGCTGTGACGGCCACCTGGGCCACGTCTTCCCGGACGGCCCGCCGCCCACGGGCCTGCGCTACTGCATGAACTCGGTGGCCATGAAGCACGTGCCGGAAGGGCAGCCGCTCCAGCTCATGCAGGCCTGA
- a CDS encoding SDR family oxidoreductase has protein sequence MSSSRRKFLQYSLAGASLLALGPEALAASGGKGSTPAPKKGAKKKILILGGTGFLGPAVVEAAQARGHSLTLFNRGKTRPELFPNVEKLRGDRDPNKDEGLKALKGRKFDAVVDTSGYYPRMVKASAELLAPNVKQYLFISSVSAYASDKTPGEDESGPTATMADPTLETMGKDYEYYGALKRLCEEAAEAALPGRVANIRPGYIVGPEDRSDRFTYWPVRFDKGGEMLAPGTPNDPLQIIDVRDLAEWLVLLIEGNTTGIYNAVGPGHAWTMGAMLDTCRQVTGKDTKVTWVPADWLEKQGETGDMRLPIYMPPTGNSAGTHMRSNAKAVKLGLKFRPVDVTVRDTLAYFKSLPEERRAKFRAGLPPEREAELLALWAKAKDGKSAPAAPAPAASGKGG, from the coding sequence ATGTCTTCATCTCGCAGGAAGTTCCTGCAGTACTCCCTCGCGGGCGCGTCGCTGCTCGCGCTCGGTCCCGAGGCCCTGGCCGCGTCCGGCGGCAAGGGCTCCACCCCCGCGCCGAAGAAGGGCGCGAAGAAGAAGATTCTCATCCTCGGTGGCACCGGCTTCCTCGGTCCCGCCGTAGTGGAGGCCGCGCAGGCGCGCGGGCACTCGCTGACGCTGTTCAACCGCGGCAAGACGCGTCCCGAGCTCTTCCCCAACGTGGAGAAGCTGCGCGGCGACAGAGACCCGAACAAGGACGAGGGACTCAAGGCCCTCAAGGGTCGCAAGTTCGACGCGGTGGTGGACACGTCCGGATACTACCCGCGCATGGTCAAGGCGTCGGCGGAGCTGCTCGCGCCCAACGTGAAGCAGTACCTCTTCATCTCCAGCGTCTCCGCGTACGCCAGCGACAAGACGCCCGGCGAGGACGAGAGCGGCCCCACCGCCACCATGGCCGACCCCACGCTGGAGACGATGGGCAAGGACTACGAGTACTACGGCGCCCTCAAGCGGCTCTGTGAGGAGGCCGCCGAGGCCGCGCTCCCGGGCCGCGTCGCCAACATCCGTCCGGGCTACATCGTCGGCCCCGAGGACCGCTCGGACCGCTTCACGTACTGGCCGGTGCGCTTCGACAAGGGCGGGGAGATGCTCGCGCCGGGCACGCCGAACGACCCGCTGCAAATCATCGACGTGCGAGACCTGGCCGAGTGGCTGGTGCTCCTCATCGAGGGCAACACCACGGGCATCTACAACGCCGTGGGCCCGGGCCACGCGTGGACGATGGGCGCCATGCTCGACACCTGCCGTCAGGTGACGGGCAAGGACACGAAGGTGACGTGGGTGCCCGCGGACTGGCTGGAGAAGCAGGGCGAGACGGGCGATATGCGGCTCCCCATCTACATGCCGCCCACGGGCAACTCCGCGGGCACGCATATGCGCAGCAACGCGAAGGCCGTGAAGCTGGGGCTCAAGTTCCGCCCGGTGGACGTCACCGTCCGGGACACGCTGGCGTACTTCAAGAGCCTCCCCGAGGAGCGCCGCGCGAAGTTCCGCGCGGGTCTGCCGCCGGAGCGCGAGGCCGAGTTGCTCGCGCTGTGGGCCAAGGCGAAGGACGGCAAGAGCGCACCCGCCGCGCCGGCTCCGGCCGCGTCCGGCAAGGGCGGGTAG
- a CDS encoding metal-dependent hydrolase has product MKRSDPLKSESSMVPAPDAGRIRPRPHLKFPFDASFPRQWHNNGLGSTHLWNGLNMLFPQGERFFVRSVNHYLDRLEDAPELRAQVKAFFAQEGKHSREHQAYIELLESQGYKLSGYMKAYQRLVWGFIDPYFPPPLRLAMTAALEHYTAVMSEHTLTLGVFADGHPAMQQLIEWHAAEEIEHKSVAFDVLRKVAPGYAMRMAGLYCGTMALFGLWFVASVTLLRQEPSLGWMGVLRELWKGHKKDPVLVRVLWRGLKQYVRPSFHPLQNDNLHLARAHLARFDEPEAEAA; this is encoded by the coding sequence TTGAAACGTTCCGACCCGCTGAAGTCCGAGTCCTCCATGGTCCCCGCGCCTGACGCCGGGCGCATCCGCCCGCGCCCCCACCTCAAGTTCCCCTTCGACGCGAGCTTCCCCCGGCAGTGGCACAACAACGGGCTCGGCTCCACGCACCTGTGGAACGGGCTCAACATGCTCTTTCCCCAGGGGGAGCGCTTCTTCGTCCGCAGCGTCAACCACTACCTGGACCGCCTGGAGGACGCGCCCGAGCTGCGCGCCCAGGTGAAGGCCTTCTTCGCGCAGGAGGGCAAGCACTCCCGCGAGCACCAGGCGTACATCGAGCTGCTGGAGTCACAGGGTTACAAGTTGTCCGGCTACATGAAGGCGTACCAGCGGCTCGTGTGGGGATTCATCGACCCGTACTTCCCGCCGCCGCTGCGCCTGGCGATGACAGCCGCGCTGGAGCACTACACGGCGGTGATGAGCGAGCACACGCTGACGCTGGGCGTCTTCGCGGACGGGCACCCGGCGATGCAGCAGCTCATCGAGTGGCACGCGGCGGAGGAAATCGAGCACAAGTCCGTGGCCTTCGACGTGCTCCGCAAGGTGGCGCCGGGCTACGCGATGCGCATGGCGGGGCTGTACTGCGGGACGATGGCTCTCTTCGGCCTGTGGTTCGTGGCCTCGGTGACGTTGCTGCGTCAGGAGCCTTCGCTGGGCTGGATGGGCGTGCTGCGTGAGTTGTGGAAGGGCCACAAGAAGGACCCGGTGCTGGTGCGCGTGCTGTGGCGGGGGCTGAAGCAGTACGTGCGGCCGTCGTTCCACCCGCTGCAGAACGACAACCTGCACCTCGCACGTGCCCACCTGGCGCGCTTCGACGAGCCCGAAGCGGAGGCGGCGTAG
- the purL gene encoding phosphoribosylformylglycinamidine synthase produces MSSMHILRGAPALSEFRLAKLLARCREQVPSVSSVYAEFVHFIDASASFSEGEQATLGRLLEYGPRVAAGERAGSLLAVVPRPGTISPWSSKATDIAHNCGLGDKVRRMERGVSYFVAGPNGRALQADELARLAPVLHDRMTQVVMPRLEDAAVLFEAHTPRPLTTVDVLGGGRAALANANRDLGLALAEDEIDYLVARFTELKRNPTDVELMMFAQANSEHCRHKIFNASWTIDGKAQERSLFQAIKNTYALHKEGVLSAYKDNAAVIEGFEVDRFFPHPETGEWGSVREPAHIMIKVETHNHPTAISPYPGAATGAGGEIRDEGATGRGAKPKAGLTGFTVSHLRIPGFERPWEQPYGKPERIVSALDIMIDGPLGGAAFNNEFGRPNLAGYFRSFEAQVPTPQGVEVRGYHKPIMIAGGLGNIREPHVKKGRLQPGDKLIVLGGPAMLIGLGGGAASSMAQGASAADLDFASVQRDNAEMERRCQEVIDRCWAQGDANPIRSIHDVGAGGLSNAVPELAHDNDLGGRLELRNVPNAEPGMSPVEIWCNEAQERYVLGVAPEDLPRFAALCERERAPFAVLGDATGEQVLKLADSRLGAAPIDLPMDVLFGKPPRMHRDVKSRPLSLPPLKLDASLREMADRVLGHPTVADKTFLITIGDRTVSGHVSRDQMVGPWQVPVADCAVTLSTVTSTTGEAMAMGERTPLAIVSAAASARMAVGEAVTNIASARIGKLSDVKLSANWMAAAGSPGEDANLFAAVQAVGMELCPALGLTIPVGKDSMSMRTVWEEDGARKAVTAPVSLIVSAFAPVLDVRQSLTPQFVDVAQDTRLLFLDLARGKQRLGGSVVAHVYGQVGPECPDVEDAALLKGFFSAVQALNAEGKLLAYHDRSDGGLWATLCEMAFAGHCGVDVDLTSLGGDVVSALFNEELGAVVQVRAADVARVREVLGQHGLSAHCHDVGRPTAALEVRVRHGDEKLAEGTMALRRTWSRVSYEMQMLRDNPVCAEQEYAAKSDAADPGLSPKLTFDPTQDVAAPYLAKGARPRVAVLREQGVNSQQEMAAAFTRAGFTAVDVHMSDILSGRVSLKDFHGIMACGGFSYGDVMGAGGGWAKSILFNPRARDAFAAFFARPDSFGLGACNGCQMMAQLKDMIPGAEHFPRFVRNASEQFEARLVTVEVADTPSLFYKGMAGSRMLIVSSHGEGRAEFPSDAEAARVNGLGFVTTRYVDNHGKVTSVYPANPNGSPHGIAGLTTRDGRFSITMPHPERVHRSVQHSWYPREWGDDGPWMRMFRNARAWLG; encoded by the coding sequence ATGTCCAGCATGCACATCCTGCGTGGGGCTCCGGCCCTCTCTGAATTCCGGCTCGCCAAGCTCCTTGCCCGGTGCCGCGAGCAGGTGCCCTCCGTGTCGTCCGTCTACGCGGAGTTCGTGCACTTCATCGACGCCTCGGCGTCCTTCTCCGAGGGTGAGCAGGCCACCCTCGGTCGCCTCCTCGAGTACGGGCCCCGCGTGGCCGCCGGAGAGCGGGCGGGCAGCCTGCTGGCGGTGGTTCCCCGTCCGGGCACCATCTCCCCCTGGTCCTCCAAGGCCACCGACATCGCGCACAACTGCGGCCTGGGCGACAAGGTCCGCCGCATGGAGCGCGGTGTCTCGTACTTCGTCGCCGGCCCCAACGGCCGCGCGCTGCAAGCCGACGAGCTGGCGCGCCTCGCACCGGTGCTGCACGACCGGATGACGCAGGTAGTGATGCCACGCCTGGAGGACGCCGCCGTCCTCTTCGAGGCGCACACGCCCCGCCCGCTCACCACGGTGGATGTGCTCGGCGGAGGCCGCGCGGCGCTGGCCAATGCCAACCGCGACCTCGGCCTCGCGCTGGCCGAGGACGAAATCGACTACTTGGTGGCGCGCTTCACCGAGCTGAAGCGCAACCCCACCGACGTCGAGCTCATGATGTTCGCGCAGGCCAACAGCGAGCACTGCCGGCACAAAATCTTCAACGCGTCGTGGACCATCGACGGCAAGGCGCAGGAGCGCTCGCTCTTCCAGGCCATCAAGAACACCTACGCGCTCCACAAGGAGGGCGTGCTGTCCGCGTACAAGGACAACGCCGCCGTCATCGAGGGCTTCGAGGTGGACCGCTTCTTCCCCCATCCGGAGACGGGGGAGTGGGGCTCCGTGCGCGAGCCGGCCCACATCATGATCAAGGTGGAGACGCACAACCACCCGACGGCGATTTCTCCGTACCCGGGCGCCGCCACCGGCGCGGGCGGAGAGATTCGCGACGAGGGCGCCACCGGCCGGGGCGCGAAGCCCAAGGCGGGCCTCACCGGCTTCACCGTCAGCCACCTGCGCATCCCCGGCTTCGAGCGTCCGTGGGAGCAGCCCTACGGCAAGCCCGAGCGCATCGTCTCCGCGCTGGACATCATGATTGACGGCCCGCTCGGCGGCGCCGCGTTCAACAACGAGTTCGGCCGTCCCAACCTCGCCGGCTACTTCCGCAGCTTCGAGGCGCAGGTGCCCACGCCGCAGGGCGTGGAGGTGCGCGGCTACCACAAGCCCATCATGATTGCCGGCGGCCTCGGCAACATCCGCGAGCCGCACGTGAAGAAGGGCCGCCTCCAGCCGGGGGACAAGCTCATCGTCCTCGGCGGGCCGGCCATGCTCATCGGCCTGGGCGGCGGCGCGGCGTCCTCCATGGCGCAGGGCGCGAGCGCGGCGGACCTCGACTTCGCCTCCGTGCAGCGTGACAACGCGGAGATGGAGCGGCGCTGCCAGGAGGTCATCGACCGCTGCTGGGCGCAGGGCGACGCCAACCCCATCCGCTCCATCCACGACGTGGGCGCGGGCGGCCTGTCCAACGCGGTGCCGGAGCTGGCGCACGACAATGATTTGGGCGGCCGCCTGGAGTTGCGCAACGTGCCCAATGCCGAGCCCGGCATGTCGCCGGTGGAGATCTGGTGCAACGAGGCGCAGGAGCGCTACGTGCTCGGCGTGGCGCCGGAGGACCTGCCCCGCTTCGCCGCGCTGTGCGAGCGCGAGCGCGCTCCCTTCGCGGTGCTGGGTGACGCGACGGGGGAGCAGGTGCTGAAGCTGGCGGACTCGCGGCTCGGCGCGGCGCCCATCGACCTGCCCATGGACGTGCTGTTCGGCAAGCCGCCGCGCATGCACCGCGACGTGAAGTCCCGCCCGCTGTCGCTGCCGCCGCTGAAGCTGGACGCTTCGCTGCGCGAGATGGCCGACCGCGTGCTGGGCCACCCGACAGTGGCGGACAAGACCTTCCTCATCACCATCGGCGACCGCACGGTGTCCGGCCACGTCAGCCGGGACCAGATGGTGGGCCCGTGGCAGGTGCCGGTGGCGGACTGCGCGGTGACGCTGTCCACCGTGACGAGCACCACCGGCGAGGCCATGGCCATGGGCGAGCGCACGCCGCTCGCGATTGTGAGTGCGGCGGCCTCCGCGCGCATGGCGGTGGGCGAGGCGGTGACGAACATCGCCTCCGCGCGCATCGGCAAGCTGTCGGACGTGAAGCTCTCCGCCAACTGGATGGCGGCGGCGGGCAGCCCCGGCGAGGACGCCAACCTCTTCGCCGCCGTGCAGGCCGTGGGCATGGAGCTGTGCCCGGCGCTGGGCCTCACCATTCCCGTGGGCAAGGACTCCATGTCCATGCGCACCGTCTGGGAGGAGGACGGCGCGCGCAAGGCGGTGACGGCGCCGGTGTCTCTCATCGTCTCCGCCTTCGCTCCGGTGCTGGACGTGCGGCAGTCGCTCACGCCGCAGTTCGTGGACGTGGCGCAGGACACGCGGCTGCTCTTCCTGGACCTGGCGCGTGGCAAGCAGCGGCTGGGCGGCTCGGTGGTGGCGCACGTCTACGGGCAGGTGGGCCCCGAGTGCCCGGACGTGGAGGACGCGGCGCTCTTGAAGGGCTTCTTCTCGGCGGTGCAGGCGCTCAACGCGGAGGGGAAGCTGCTCGCGTACCACGACCGCTCCGACGGCGGCCTGTGGGCCACGCTGTGCGAGATGGCCTTCGCGGGCCACTGCGGCGTGGACGTGGACCTGACCTCGCTGGGCGGCGACGTGGTGTCGGCCCTCTTCAACGAGGAGCTGGGCGCGGTGGTGCAGGTGCGCGCGGCCGACGTGGCGCGCGTGCGCGAGGTGCTGGGACAGCACGGCCTTTCGGCTCACTGCCATGACGTGGGCCGGCCCACGGCGGCGCTGGAGGTTCGGGTGCGCCACGGCGACGAGAAGCTGGCGGAGGGCACCATGGCCCTGCGCCGCACGTGGTCCCGCGTCAGCTACGAGATGCAGATGCTGCGCGACAACCCCGTCTGCGCCGAGCAGGAGTACGCCGCGAAGAGCGACGCGGCGGACCCGGGCCTGTCCCCGAAGCTGACGTTCGACCCGACGCAGGACGTCGCCGCGCCGTACCTCGCGAAGGGCGCGCGGCCTCGCGTGGCGGTGCTGCGTGAGCAGGGCGTCAACAGCCAGCAGGAGATGGCGGCGGCCTTCACTCGCGCCGGCTTCACGGCGGTGGATGTCCACATGAGCGACATCCTCTCCGGGCGCGTGTCGCTGAAGGACTTCCACGGCATCATGGCCTGCGGCGGCTTCTCCTACGGAGACGTCATGGGCGCGGGCGGCGGGTGGGCCAAGTCCATCCTGTTCAACCCGCGCGCGCGGGACGCCTTTGCCGCGTTCTTCGCGCGGCCGGACAGCTTTGGCCTGGGCGCGTGCAACGGCTGCCAGATGATGGCGCAGTTGAAGGACATGATTCCGGGCGCGGAGCACTTCCCCCGCTTCGTGCGCAATGCCTCGGAGCAGTTCGAGGCGCGCCTGGTGACGGTGGAGGTGGCGGACACGCCGTCGCTCTTCTACAAGGGCATGGCCGGCAGCCGGATGCTCATCGTCTCGTCGCACGGCGAGGGCCGCGCGGAGTTCCCCAGCGACGCGGAGGCCGCGCGCGTCAACGGGCTGGGCTTCGTCACCACGCGCTACGTGGACAACCACGGCAAGGTGACGTCGGTGTACCCGGCGAATCCCAACGGCTCGCCGCACGGCATCGCCGGGCTCACCACGCGCGACGGACGCTTCTCCATCACCATGCCGCACCCCGAGCGCGTGCACCGCTCCGTGCAGCACTCGTGGTACCCGCGCGAGTGGGGCGACGATGGGCCGTGGATGCGCATGTTCCGCAACGCTCGCGCCTGGCTGGGCTGA